In the Emys orbicularis isolate rEmyOrb1 chromosome 3, rEmyOrb1.hap1, whole genome shotgun sequence genome, one interval contains:
- the LOC135875852 gene encoding trace amine-associated receptor 4-like translates to MNSSNLWTLQNVQYCFDFVNNSCPRNVRSTISLWAMYIFMMGAIVLTMGGNMLVIISIAHFKQLHSPTNFLICSMATTDFLLSFMVMPYSMIRSIESCWYFGDLFCKLHTCCDIMLCTTSIFHLCFISVDRYYAVCDPLHYVTKITIPVIVLFLLISWSVPFLFAFSLVFSQLNTDGIEVYVVSIDCCGFCALIFNKLWGVLASLITFFFPGTVMVVIYVHIFTVARKHARQIAKIPSAIKCVSEMKNKISTKKENKATKTLSIVMGVFVFCWLPFFILTIADPFINFSTPEDLYNAFLWLGYFNSTCNPIIYGLFYSWFHKAFKMIVTGTIFRPESSTLTLFPIYT, encoded by the coding sequence ATGAATTCATCCAACCTCTGGACTCTACAGAATGTGCAGTATTGCTTTGACTTTGTTAACAATTCATGTCCTAGAAATGTAAGGTCTACAATCAGTCTTTGGGCAATGTACATCTTCATGATGGGAGCAATAGTGCTCACAATGGGTGGGAATATGCTTGTGATCATTTCCATCGCTCATTTCAAACAGCTTCACTCTCCAACCAACTTCCTGATCTGCTCCATGGCAACTACTGACTTTTTGCTTAGTTTCATGGTTATGCCCTACAGTATGATCAGGTCTATTGAGTCATGCTGGTATTTTGGAGACCTCTTCTGCAAACTCCATACTTGTTGTGATATAATGCTCTGTACCACCTCTATTTTCCATCTATGTTTTATCTCTGTTGACCGTTACTATGCAGTTTGTGACCCATTGCATTATGTCACCAAAATAACTATCCCTGTGATAGTACTGTTTTTATTAATTAGCTGGTCTGTGCCATTCTTATTTGCCTTTAGCCTAGTTTTTTCACAGTTGAATACTGATGGCATTGAAGTATATGTTGTTTCCATTGACTGCTGTGGTTTCTGTGCACTGATATTTAACAAGCTTTGGGGAGTGCTGGCTTCTCTTATAACCTTCTTTTTCCCAGGCACAGTGATGGTGGTGATCTATGTCCACATATTTACTGTGGCAAGAAAACATGCTAGACAAATTGCTAAAATCCCCAGTGCAATAAAATGTGTctctgaaatgaaaaacaaaatctccacaaaaaaagagaacaaagcAACTAAGACTTTAAGTATAGTCATGGGggtatttgttttttgttggctGCCTTTCTTTATTCTTACGATAGCTGATCCTTTTATTAACTTCTCAACACCTGAAGACTTGTACAACGCCTTCCTCTGGCTGGGATACTTCAATTCTACTTGTAATCCAATCATTTATGGTTTATTTTATTCTTGGTTTCACAAAGCATTTAAAATGATTGTGACTGGTACAATCTTCAGACCAGAATCCTCTACTCTTACTTTATTTCCCATATATACTTAA